The Synechocystis sp. PCC 6714 genome includes the window TTGTCTGCCTGACCAGAGGTAGCGTAAATTCATTGAAAAACTGGTGGTGAAACTCCGCCCCGAAGGACGGCTTGGCATTTGCTTAACTTGGTTTAATTTTGCTTTAGACAAAAAAGGCCTAGAGACGGTTCATTCGCCCCCGGTCTCACCCCACACCACATTGGCGATTACCTTGACCATTGGCCACGGGTTCACGCCCGCATCAGTGTACAACAAACTTTTGCTTCTGGGAAAATTGCCCCTGGCCTTAGGGTGGCTCAATGCTCTCAAACCCTTTAGACATAGACCTTTCACCAAGATTACTTGAGAGTTGCTGGACTGGTATTTTCAGAACGTTCGTAAGCTTCCACAATCCTTTGCACCAGGGGATGACGCACCACATCCGCTTGATTAAGGTAACAGAATGCAACCCCTTCCACATCCTTGAGGATGGTTTGGGCCACTTGCAAACCCGATTTTTGGTAATTGGGTAAATCGGTTTGGGTTATATCGCCAGTAACAATCATTTTCGAGCCAAAACCAAGGCGGGTTAAGACCATTTTCAGTTGGGCTGGGGTGGTGTTTTGGGCTTCATCCACAATCACAAAGGCATTGGTCAAAGTTCTTCCCCGCATATAGGCCAGGGGCGCCACTTCAATTTTGCCTCGCTCCATCAAATCGGGAATTTTTTCCGGTTCTATGAATTCATAGAGGGCATCGTAGAGGGGGCGCAAAAACGGATCAACTTTTTGTTGCAAATCCCCCGGCAGAAAACCTAATTTTTCCCCCGCTTCCACCGCTGGTCGAGTCAAAATCAGGCGATCGCATTCATTATTCAACAGCGCTTGCACCGCCAGCACCGCTGCCAGAAAAGTTTTCCCTGTCCCCGCTGGGCCAATGCAAAACGTCACATCATGTTTTTGGATCGCTTTAATGTATTGTCGTTGCCGAAAGGTTTTGGCGCGGACAGTCTCCCCCCGGCGGGTTTTAGCCAACACCGTTTGTTGTAGGGCCTGATATTCTTCCTGTTTGCCCGTATCCAATGCATGGAAAGCTGTCATCAAATCGGGACGGGAAATGGCCTTGGCACTCTGCCAGTAGGGAGCGAGGGATTGGAGCACGGCCATAACCCTAGCCACGGCTTTTTCGGTGCCGACCACCATCAGTTCCTGCCCCCGTAGAATTAACTTTGCACCGGTATGGTGGGCCAAATAGGTCAGGTTATCTTCTCCGCTTCCTGCTAAGGCGATCGCACTTTCCGGGCTGGGCAATGGCAGGGTGGCGGTAGTTTGGGACATAAATGGAGTAACTCAGAAGGGGTTTGAGTCGAGTATATGCCCTAGGCAACGGACCTTGCCATCCACTGTCTAAATGCCAAACTAATCAGATAGGCAATGCTAGCCACCAAAATAATGGTCGCTCCGGAAGAAAGGTTGAAACTGTAGGAAAGTGCCAACCCAAAAGTGCAAAAGATTATACCCAGACCACTGGCCACTGCCATCATTTGGGGCACATCCCGCACATACTGACCGGCGATCGCCGCCGGAATACTCAACAGGGCAATAACCATAATTAATCCCACCAACTGCATCACCATCACCACCGTTAAAGCAATGGCTGCCACTAGGGTTAAATAAAGAATATCCACCGGCAAATTACGGGTGGTGGCATAGATGGGATCGAAGGAAATGGCCAAAAACTCCTTGTACAGCAGAAATAAAAGAATAATGATCACAAGGTCTAGGCCGGCCATGAGCCAGAGTTCCTGTCGGGGCACCGTCAAAATACTGCCAAACAAATAACTAGCTACATCGGCTTTATAGCCCTTGGTTAAATCAATCAACATAATGCCGATCGCCATGCCCAGGGCCCACATCACTCCAATTAAAGTGTCACTGCGCTGTTGATATTTCCTCGCTACCCAACCCATAGCTAAGGCCATCACTAAGGAAAAACCAAATGCTCCCCAGAGGGGATTAAAGGCAAAATAGTAGCCTAAACCAATGCCTCCATAGGCAGCATGGGCTACACCGCCACTAATGAAAACCATGCGGTTAATGACAATGAAAGAGCCAATTAATCCACAGGCTAAGCTGACCAGCAAACTGGCTACGATGGCGTTTTGCATAAATTCGTATTGCAACGCCTGAGTCAGGGTCTCAATCATGGTGACACTCCACAGAATGACCTTGACCATTGGTTCCGTCCAGCACAGGTAAAGCCAGGTCATGGCTAGGGAAAACCCGATGGGGCACACCATGGGCAATTAAATCCACTGGACATTGATAGGTGGCTTCAATCATCTGGGGGGTGATAAATTTTTCTTGGTGGTAGTGCAAACTGCGGTTTAGACAACCGACGGTTTTGACATAGCGGGAAATGGCCCCTAGGTCGTGGGAAATCATCACAATGGTCATGGTTTGATTCAGTTCCCCCAACAACTCGTAAATGCTTTTTTGCACCTTACTGTCCACATTGGCGGTGGGTTCGTCCAGCAATAAAATCTTTGGTTGGGAAGCCAAGGCCCTAGCAATATAAACCCGTTGCCGTTGTCCCCCAGATAAAGCTCCCAGCGGGCGATCGCCCAAATCTCCCATACCTACCTGTTCCAAACAACGACGCACAATGGCTTCATCCTGCTGGTGATAACGGCGAAATAATTTGCCCCGCCCCAGGCGACCCATCCTTACCACATCCAATACCCGCACTGGAAACGCCCGGTCAAACTCCAACCATTGGGGCACATAACCCACGTAGCGTCGCCCCTGTTCCACTGGGCGTCCAAGGATTTGCACTTTGCCTTGCTGGGGTTTGATTAAGCCCAACAGCACTTTGAGCAGAGTGGTTTTTCCCCCTCCATTGGGGCCAATTAAACCGAGAAAATCCCTTTCCTCTACTTGCAGGTCAATATTTTCCAGTACTGGGTTGCCATCGTAGCCGGCGGACAAATTTTCAACGGTAATTACAGGGGGAGAATGGCTGACCATGGAGGCATTAGCATTAGGGCTGGGCACTGTTAGCATTGGCGATTTTTTGGGCAACGGATTTAAGATTGCTAGACCAATCGGCGGCTAAAGGATCGAGTAACTCCACCCCCGTCCCAATTTCAGCGGCGATCGCCTCGGCACTTTTAGTACTAAATTGGGTTTCTCCAAACACAACCCTCAAATTATTTTCCTTGGCCGTATCGATTAACTGTTTCAATTCCTGGGCGCTGGGCTCTTGGCCCTCCACCTCAATGGGAATTTGCACTAGGTTGTAATCCCGAGCAAAGTAAGCCCAAGAAGGATGGAAAACAATAAATTTTCTTTGGGGTAAGGGCTCCAGGGTTTGTCGCAATTCCTGATCTAACTGCCCAACTTCTTCGATGAACTTAGCTAAATTAGCCTCATACTGTGCACGATTATCCGGGTCAAGCTCCGCCAATCCCTTGGCGATCGTTGTGGCCTGCTGT containing:
- a CDS encoding PhoH family protein, translated to MSQTTATLPLPSPESAIALAGSGEDNLTYLAHHTGAKLILRGQELMVVGTEKAVARVMAVLQSLAPYWQSAKAISRPDLMTAFHALDTGKQEEYQALQQTVLAKTRRGETVRAKTFRQRQYIKAIQKHDVTFCIGPAGTGKTFLAAVLAVQALLNNECDRLILTRPAVEAGEKLGFLPGDLQQKVDPFLRPLYDALYEFIEPEKIPDLMERGKIEVAPLAYMRGRTLTNAFVIVDEAQNTTPAQLKMVLTRLGFGSKMIVTGDITQTDLPNYQKSGLQVAQTILKDVEGVAFCYLNQADVVRHPLVQRIVEAYERSENTSPATLK
- a CDS encoding metal ABC transporter ATP-binding protein, with protein sequence MLTVPSPNANASMVSHSPPVITVENLSAGYDGNPVLENIDLQVEERDFLGLIGPNGGGKTTLLKVLLGLIKPQQGKVQILGRPVEQGRRYVGYVPQWLEFDRAFPVRVLDVVRMGRLGRGKLFRRYHQQDEAIVRRCLEQVGMGDLGDRPLGALSGGQRQRVYIARALASQPKILLLDEPTANVDSKVQKSIYELLGELNQTMTIVMISHDLGAISRYVKTVGCLNRSLHYHQEKFITPQMIEATYQCPVDLIAHGVPHRVFPSHDLALPVLDGTNGQGHSVECHHD
- a CDS encoding metal ABC transporter permease; amino-acid sequence: MVKVILWSVTMIETLTQALQYEFMQNAIVASLLVSLACGLIGSFIVINRMVFISGGVAHAAYGGIGLGYYFAFNPLWGAFGFSLVMALAMGWVARKYQQRSDTLIGVMWALGMAIGIMLIDLTKGYKADVASYLFGSILTVPRQELWLMAGLDLVIIILLFLLYKEFLAISFDPIYATTRNLPVDILYLTLVAAIALTVVMVMQLVGLIMVIALLSIPAAIAGQYVRDVPQMMAVASGLGIIFCTFGLALSYSFNLSSGATIILVASIAYLISLAFRQWMARSVA